In the genome of Thermoanaerobacterium sp. PSU-2, one region contains:
- the rph gene encoding ribonuclease PH — MKRVDGRDSRSLRPIKITRNFNRYAEGSVLIEVGNTKVICTASIEDKVPPFQKGTGKGWITSEYSMIPRATETRTQRESTKGKQSGRTMEIQRLIGRALRAVVDLDALGEKTIWIDCDVIQADGGTRTASITGSFVALVDAMNKLKEKGAISKLPIKSFVAAVSVGIVGNEKLLDLCYLEDSNAHVDMNIVMTDKGEFIEIQGTGEGGPFSKSDFSELLELAEEGLNKIIQVQKESLGDISLEIGVESDENSCSEPQQA; from the coding sequence ATGAAAAGAGTAGATGGAAGGGATTCCAGATCATTAAGACCTATAAAGATAACGAGAAATTTCAACAGATACGCAGAAGGATCTGTTTTGATAGAAGTCGGCAATACAAAGGTCATTTGCACAGCATCAATTGAAGATAAAGTACCGCCATTTCAAAAAGGGACTGGCAAAGGATGGATTACAAGTGAGTATTCAATGATTCCGAGAGCTACTGAAACCAGAACACAGAGGGAGTCAACAAAAGGCAAACAATCAGGACGCACCATGGAAATCCAAAGGCTCATTGGAAGAGCATTGAGAGCTGTTGTTGATCTAGATGCGTTAGGTGAGAAGACAATATGGATTGACTGCGATGTAATACAGGCTGATGGTGGAACAAGGACTGCTTCTATCACAGGTTCGTTTGTGGCACTTGTAGATGCCATGAATAAACTTAAGGAAAAAGGCGCTATAAGTAAACTCCCTATAAAAAGTTTTGTCGCTGCCGTAAGCGTAGGAATTGTAGGCAATGAGAAGCTTTTAGACCTTTGCTACTTAGAAGATAGCAATGCACATGTTGATATGAACATCGTCATGACGGATAAAGGCGAATTCATCGAGATACAAGGAACTGGTGAAGGTGGGCCTTTTAGCAAAAGTGATTTTTCAGAGCTTTTAGAATTGGCGGAGGAAGGCTTGAATAAAATCATACAGGTTCAAAAAGAATCATTGGGAGATATATCATTAGAAATTGGAGTTGAAAGCGATGAAAATAGTTGTAGCGAGCCACAACAAGCATAA
- a CDS encoding metallophosphoesterase, with protein sequence MRLFVTSDTHGMLQSVRNILKNIKNIDYIIHLGDYYKDAEALDKEFGIPTVYVYGNCDFGDKEKYEKIIEVAGKKILLTHGHKYYVKFEKSIIIEKAREYGVDAVFYGHTHVPLIYRAGDMLVLNPGSPSMPREGSSRTVSIVNIEDGIIVPQLINIDDMEEYIGNKKSGTKFEF encoded by the coding sequence ATGAGACTATTTGTTACAAGTGATACTCACGGAATGTTGCAATCAGTCAGGAATATTTTAAAAAATATTAAAAATATTGATTACATTATACACTTAGGTGACTATTACAAAGATGCAGAAGCGCTGGATAAAGAGTTTGGAATACCAACTGTATATGTATATGGTAATTGCGATTTTGGCGACAAAGAGAAGTACGAAAAGATTATTGAAGTAGCTGGTAAAAAAATATTATTAACACATGGGCATAAGTACTATGTCAAATTTGAAAAAAGCATCATAATAGAAAAAGCCCGGGAATACGGGGTTGATGCTGTGTTTTATGGCCATACCCATGTGCCGCTAATATATAGGGCTGGTGATATGCTTGTATTGAACCCTGGAAGCCCTTCAATGCCGCGTGAAGGGTCATCACGGACAGTATCCATAGTAAATATAGAGGATGGCATCATTGTGCCGCAACTAATAAATATAGATGATATGGAGGAATACATTGGAAATAAAAAAAGTGGAACAAAATTTGAATTTTAG
- a CDS encoding ABC transporter ATP-binding protein — MGDREVLLDVQNLEYSFDTYAGEVKAVRDVSFQVMKGESLAIVGESGCGKSVTMQAVMRLNPEPPGRFKGGRIIFDGKEISKFSERQMQAIRGSEIGMIFQDPMTSLNPTMTIGKQIAEVILKHQKVTRAEAMKKAKEMLDVVGIPNAERRINQYPHEFSGGMRQRAMIAIALACRPKLLIADEPTTALDVTIQAQILDLMKDLQREFNTSIIMITHDLGVVADIAERIIVMYAGKVIETGTSDEIFKHPQHPYTWGLLKSVPRLDAQNKEKLVPIVGTPPDLFAPPVGCPFAARCNYAMKICYEAQPEYTNETDTHKVACWLKHPYAPKVENPFEKEAYAGER, encoded by the coding sequence TTGGGAGATAGAGAAGTATTGTTGGATGTACAAAATTTGGAATATTCATTTGACACGTATGCAGGCGAAGTAAAGGCAGTAAGAGATGTCAGCTTTCAAGTTATGAAAGGTGAATCGTTAGCCATAGTCGGAGAATCAGGATGTGGAAAATCAGTCACGATGCAGGCTGTCATGAGGTTAAACCCTGAGCCTCCAGGTAGGTTTAAAGGTGGAAGAATCATATTCGACGGGAAAGAGATATCAAAGTTTAGTGAAAGGCAAATGCAAGCAATAAGAGGATCAGAAATAGGCATGATATTCCAAGATCCTATGACATCTTTAAACCCGACAATGACAATTGGAAAACAAATTGCCGAAGTGATTTTGAAGCATCAGAAGGTTACACGAGCTGAAGCGATGAAAAAAGCTAAGGAAATGTTGGACGTAGTAGGTATACCAAATGCTGAAAGGCGTATAAATCAGTATCCACATGAATTTTCGGGTGGCATGAGGCAGAGGGCCATGATTGCTATTGCATTGGCATGCAGGCCGAAACTTCTCATTGCTGATGAACCTACTACTGCGCTTGATGTTACGATACAAGCGCAAATTCTCGATTTGATGAAAGATCTGCAAAGAGAATTCAATACGTCTATAATAATGATTACGCACGATTTGGGTGTTGTTGCAGATATAGCAGAGAGAATCATAGTCATGTATGCAGGTAAAGTTATAGAGACAGGCACATCTGATGAGATATTTAAGCATCCACAGCATCCTTATACATGGGGACTTTTAAAATCTGTTCCAAGACTTGATGCTCAGAATAAAGAGAAGCTTGTGCCGATTGTCGGAACGCCTCCAGATTTGTTTGCGCCTCCTGTAGGATGTCCATTTGCTGCAAGGTGCAACTATGCTATGAAAATTTGCTATGAGGCTCAACCAGAGTATACCAATGAAACTGATACGCATAAGGTTGCCTGCTGGTTGAAGCATCCATACGCGCCGAAGGTTGAAAATCCTTTTGAAAAGGAGGCGTACGCAGGTGAAAGATAA
- a CDS encoding ABC transporter permease, translated as MLNYSIKRFVYMLITIWVIITLTFFLMHMIPGDPFTSEKKVPPQIRQNMLAKYHLDKPLIVQYGYYLDNLMHGDLGISLKYLNRTVDDIIKQSAPASFQLGVQSIFLGVVFGLFFGIVAALKRGGGWDYFSMFLAIIGISVPNFIIATLLQLLLASKLKLLPVSGWGSFKYTILPSIALSFATLSIISRMMRTSMLDVIGQDYIKTAKAKGLSQLQIIWKHMVRNAIMPVVTVLGPLFAGIVTGTFVIEQIFSIPGLGKFFVQSIYDEDYSMILGTTIFYSIILVVMMFIVDIAYGLIDPRVRLAKGGK; from the coding sequence TTGCTAAATTATTCAATTAAAAGATTTGTATACATGCTGATTACAATATGGGTAATCATAACATTGACATTTTTCTTGATGCACATGATACCAGGTGATCCTTTTACGAGTGAAAAAAAGGTTCCACCGCAAATAAGACAAAATATGTTGGCAAAATATCATCTCGATAAACCTCTCATTGTACAATATGGGTATTATTTGGATAATTTAATGCATGGTGATTTAGGAATCTCCCTCAAATATTTAAATAGAACAGTAGACGATATAATTAAGCAATCTGCTCCAGCTTCATTCCAGCTTGGAGTGCAATCAATTTTCCTTGGTGTTGTCTTCGGATTATTTTTTGGAATTGTTGCAGCATTGAAGCGTGGAGGCGGTTGGGATTATTTTTCGATGTTTTTAGCGATAATTGGAATTTCCGTTCCAAACTTCATAATAGCTACGCTTTTGCAGCTTCTTTTGGCATCTAAGCTAAAGTTGCTTCCTGTGTCGGGATGGGGTTCATTTAAATACACCATATTGCCATCCATCGCTTTGTCATTCGCTACACTATCTATAATTTCTCGTATGATGAGAACAAGTATGTTAGACGTCATTGGGCAGGATTATATAAAGACGGCAAAAGCGAAAGGACTTTCACAGTTGCAGATAATATGGAAGCACATGGTTAGAAATGCCATTATGCCTGTTGTGACAGTATTAGGTCCATTATTTGCTGGAATAGTGACAGGAACGTTTGTCATTGAACAGATTTTCAGCATACCAGGTCTTGGAAAGTTCTTTGTGCAAAGCATATACGATGAAGATTATTCCATGATATTAGGTACGACCATATTTTATAGCATCATATTGGTAGTCATGATGTTCATAGTGGATATTGCCTATGGACTTATAGATCCAAGAGTAAGACTGGCAAAGGGAGGAAAGTAG
- a CDS encoding ABC transporter permease, producing MVDISKDKFEIVGANASESQSIVRPSISYWQDAWRRLRKNKVAMGSLIFLILLVIMSIIGPHLRPFDYAHQDLFNTNKPFSKVHWFGTDYLGRDLFVRVWMGARVSLFIGVTIALLDAVIGVTYGGIAGYFGGQVDNIMMRIVDILYGIPYLILVILLMVVMGQGLWTIITAMVMTGWVGMARIVRGQVLQLKEQEFVLAAKTLGASPGRIILRHLIPNALGPIIVSMTFDVPNAIFAEAFLSYIGLGIRPPLASWGTLANDATQVLLMYPMQLFIPGFFISITMLAFNMLGDGLRDALDPRLRR from the coding sequence ATGGTGGACATAAGCAAGGATAAATTTGAAATAGTAGGAGCAAATGCTTCTGAAAGCCAGTCGATTGTAAGACCAAGCATTAGTTACTGGCAAGATGCATGGAGAAGGCTTAGAAAGAACAAGGTTGCTATGGGATCTTTGATTTTCTTGATACTTCTCGTTATAATGTCGATAATAGGTCCACATTTGAGGCCTTTTGACTACGCTCATCAGGATCTGTTCAATACAAATAAGCCATTTTCTAAAGTTCATTGGTTCGGGACAGACTACCTTGGAAGGGATCTTTTTGTAAGAGTTTGGATGGGTGCAAGGGTATCTTTATTTATCGGTGTCACGATTGCCTTACTTGATGCGGTAATTGGAGTTACGTATGGCGGTATAGCCGGTTATTTTGGCGGGCAAGTTGACAATATCATGATGCGTATTGTCGATATACTTTATGGCATACCTTACTTAATACTCGTAATTCTTTTGATGGTTGTGATGGGTCAAGGTTTATGGACTATCATTACTGCAATGGTTATGACGGGATGGGTAGGTATGGCCAGAATAGTTAGAGGTCAAGTGCTGCAGCTTAAGGAGCAGGAGTTTGTGTTGGCTGCTAAGACACTTGGAGCTAGCCCAGGCAGGATAATATTGAGGCATTTGATACCGAATGCACTGGGTCCAATAATAGTGTCAATGACGTTTGATGTTCCTAATGCAATATTTGCAGAAGCATTTTTAAGTTACATCGGTCTTGGCATAAGGCCGCCTCTGGCAAGCTGGGGTACGCTTGCGAATGATGCTACACAAGTTTTGCTAATGTATCCAATGCAGCTTTTCATACCGGGCTTCTTCATAAGCATAACGATGCTGGCATTTAACATGCTTGGTGATGGCTTGAGAGATGCATTAGATCCAAGGCTTCGCCGTTAA
- a CDS encoding N-acetylmuramoyl-L-alanine amidase, with amino-acid sequence MKKVIAFFALLLLLSTFYITAYAYKATIVLDNKPISYNVPDVSITVDGGKFDTGNNPPLIIDNSTIVPLRAISEGLGQKVDWDGKTQTVTVTSKDKVIKLVIGKNYATVNGNNVSLDVPARLINNNTTYVPMRFLFENLGYDVKWVADKYLIQATKKVDPPSANNVNIVSFTSNYTNGMYTITVKGDGPLTYTRGSVNDDSSIRIYFDFNNAINTVANKQIKIDKNGLNQAYIGQNKLQPAVTRLVVNMDYSMPYTITQSQDKKEFDISFKIGQNKVTNILAAKVNNGDQITINTDADHFSPSRYGDNKIIIDVTGASLTMSDGKLAGSISYTGNVVTGIRYSQLDANTVRIVAETSLKADFSVQPTPQGVLLTITKPDPNKKQLVYIDPGHGGSDPGAVGVGGIHEADINLAIGLKLKTLLDNGGYRTMISRTTDTDVGLYDRPSQANNAGADVFVSIHSDSFESPSANGTTVLYYPNGYNGDTRDEKTFAQIIHDDLMKQINTTDRGLSERPNLVVLNQTKMPAVLVETGFVTSPTDAQLLTDENFQWKVAQGIYNGIVDYFDKLSNGSISMTVSNSVYGGN; translated from the coding sequence TTGAAAAAGGTCATCGCTTTTTTTGCGCTTTTACTGCTTTTGTCTACGTTTTACATAACTGCCTATGCATATAAAGCTACGATTGTACTTGATAACAAACCTATAAGCTACAATGTGCCTGACGTGTCGATTACCGTCGATGGAGGAAAATTTGACACTGGCAATAATCCGCCGCTTATCATTGACAATAGCACAATAGTGCCGCTTAGAGCAATTAGCGAAGGATTAGGTCAAAAAGTCGACTGGGATGGTAAGACTCAGACAGTTACTGTGACTTCAAAGGACAAAGTAATTAAATTGGTTATAGGTAAAAATTACGCTACAGTAAACGGCAATAATGTATCGTTGGATGTTCCAGCAAGGCTTATAAACAACAATACGACGTATGTGCCTATGAGGTTTTTGTTTGAAAACTTAGGTTATGATGTGAAATGGGTCGCAGACAAATACCTAATTCAAGCTACTAAGAAAGTAGATCCTCCCTCTGCAAACAATGTTAATATTGTGAGTTTTACATCAAATTACACAAATGGTATGTATACCATAACTGTTAAAGGTGATGGACCTCTAACGTATACGCGTGGTTCTGTAAATGATGACAGCAGCATAAGAATTTACTTTGACTTCAACAATGCGATAAATACTGTTGCTAATAAGCAGATAAAGATAGACAAAAATGGCTTAAATCAGGCCTACATAGGGCAGAACAAGTTACAACCAGCAGTAACAAGACTTGTTGTGAATATGGACTATTCAATGCCATATACTATAACACAGTCACAAGATAAAAAAGAATTTGACATATCGTTTAAAATAGGGCAAAATAAGGTGACGAACATTTTAGCTGCTAAGGTCAACAATGGCGATCAGATAACGATAAATACAGATGCCGACCACTTTAGCCCATCCAGATATGGTGATAACAAGATCATTATAGATGTGACAGGTGCAAGTCTGACAATGTCTGATGGTAAACTGGCAGGTAGCATATCGTATACCGGAAACGTAGTTACAGGGATTAGGTATTCTCAGCTTGATGCCAATACAGTAAGGATTGTTGCGGAGACAAGCCTTAAAGCAGATTTTAGTGTTCAACCAACTCCTCAGGGCGTATTGCTTACAATAACAAAACCAGACCCTAACAAAAAGCAGTTAGTATACATAGACCCAGGGCATGGAGGTTCTGATCCAGGTGCTGTAGGTGTCGGAGGGATACATGAAGCAGATATTAATCTTGCCATTGGATTAAAATTGAAGACGCTGTTGGACAATGGAGGATACAGGACTATGATATCCAGGACAACAGACACTGATGTGGGTCTTTATGACAGGCCTTCACAGGCAAATAATGCAGGTGCAGATGTCTTTGTAAGCATCCATTCTGATTCTTTTGAATCGCCGTCAGCAAACGGCACAACAGTTTTGTATTACCCAAACGGTTACAATGGCGATACAAGAGATGAAAAGACATTTGCACAGATAATTCATGATGATCTGATGAAACAGATAAATACCACTGACAGAGGGCTTTCAGAAAGGCCTAATTTAGTCGTTCTCAATCAGACGAAGATGCCTGCTGTTTTGGTGGAGACTGGATTCGTCACAAGTCCTACGGATGCTCAGCTTTTGACTGATGAAAATTTCCAGTGGAAAGTTGCACAAGGAATATACAATGGGATTGTCGATTATTTTGACAAATTATCTAATGGCAGCATAAGCATGACTGTTTCAAACTCCGTATATGGCGGCAATTAA
- the gatB gene encoding Asp-tRNA(Asn)/Glu-tRNA(Gln) amidotransferase subunit GatB: MNYEAVIGLEVHAELLTRTKIFCNCTTEFGGEPNTHVCPVCLGLPGTLPVLNKKVVEYAVKAGLALNCEISKFSKMDRKNYFYPDLPKAYQISQYDLPLCKNGYVEIETSDGVKKKIGLTRIHIEEDAGKLMHENVDGSLVDYNRTGVPLIEIVSEPDMRTPEEAYLYLTKLKSVLEYSEVSDCKMQEGSLRVDTNVSVRPVGSKEFGTKIELKNLNSFKAVQKALEYEIKRQIKLIEGGETIVQETRRWNEQKGITESMRSKEEAHDYRYFPDPDLVPIIVSDEWKEEIRKSLPEMPEHKKERFVTQYGIPEYDASVITSSKPLADFFEKCVLEYSSAKTVSNWIMGEMMRLLKETGKEVEEVLIKPHQMASLLNLIDNGTITGSIAKTVFEEMFATGKNPEEIVEEKGLKQLSNEDELREIALKVIEDNPKSVEDYKNGKDKAIGFLVGQIMKATKGKANPQLANKILLEELSK, encoded by the coding sequence ATGAATTACGAAGCAGTCATAGGACTTGAAGTACATGCAGAGCTTCTTACGAGGACGAAAATATTCTGCAATTGTACTACTGAATTTGGCGGTGAACCAAATACACATGTCTGTCCAGTGTGTTTGGGATTACCAGGAACATTGCCTGTTTTGAACAAGAAAGTCGTAGAGTATGCTGTGAAGGCTGGACTTGCGCTAAATTGCGAAATATCTAAATTTAGCAAAATGGATAGAAAAAATTATTTTTACCCAGACTTGCCCAAAGCATACCAGATATCTCAGTACGACCTACCGCTTTGCAAAAATGGATACGTAGAAATTGAAACATCTGATGGGGTAAAAAAGAAAATAGGGCTTACCAGGATACACATAGAAGAAGATGCTGGCAAGTTAATGCATGAGAACGTAGATGGATCATTAGTAGATTACAATAGGACAGGTGTGCCGCTTATTGAGATAGTATCTGAACCAGATATGAGGACTCCTGAGGAAGCTTACCTGTACTTAACAAAACTGAAAAGCGTCCTTGAATACTCTGAAGTATCTGACTGCAAAATGCAGGAGGGATCTTTGAGGGTTGATACAAACGTATCAGTAAGACCTGTTGGCAGCAAAGAGTTTGGGACAAAGATCGAGCTTAAAAACTTAAATTCATTTAAAGCAGTTCAGAAGGCATTGGAATACGAAATAAAAAGGCAGATAAAACTCATAGAGGGCGGAGAGACAATAGTGCAGGAGACTCGCCGTTGGAACGAGCAAAAAGGCATTACAGAGTCGATGCGCTCCAAAGAGGAAGCCCACGATTACAGGTATTTTCCAGATCCAGACCTTGTGCCAATAATAGTCTCTGATGAATGGAAAGAGGAAATAAGAAAATCACTTCCTGAAATGCCTGAGCATAAGAAGGAAAGATTTGTCACACAATATGGCATTCCAGAATACGATGCATCTGTAATTACTTCATCAAAACCATTAGCAGACTTTTTTGAGAAGTGCGTTTTAGAGTACTCATCAGCTAAAACAGTAAGCAATTGGATAATGGGTGAAATGATGAGGCTTTTAAAGGAGACGGGAAAAGAAGTCGAAGAAGTTTTGATTAAGCCACATCAGATGGCTTCGCTTTTAAACTTGATAGATAATGGTACTATTACGGGTTCTATCGCTAAAACGGTCTTTGAGGAAATGTTTGCGACAGGTAAAAATCCCGAAGAAATCGTAGAGGAGAAAGGTCTAAAGCAGCTTAGCAATGAAGATGAACTTAGAGAGATTGCATTAAAGGTCATCGAGGATAATCCAAAATCTGTTGAAGACTATAAAAATGGCAAAGACAAGGCAATAGGCTTCTTGGTTGGACAAATAATGAAAGCAACAAAGGGGAAAGCAAATCCACAATTGGCAAATAAAATTTTATTAGAAGAGCTCTCAAAATAA
- a CDS encoding peptide ABC transporter substrate-binding protein: protein MKRKNWLALLLTLVLALSALLAGCSANNNSSSQSKNNSSSGTQTAKTDEQVLTLNLAADPPNLNPFTSTDVASFDVLNDVLEGLTRYDKDGQLKPGSGLAKSWDISSDGLTYTFHLKDGIKWSDGNPITAYDFEYSWKKVLDPKTASQYAYQFYYIQGAEEYNSGKGSADQVGIKALDDKTLQVKLKAPAPQFLGLTAFGTYLPQEKSFVEKVGVDKLGSSPDTLVYSGPFVLKQWNHDQNLVLEKNPDYWDKDSVKLQKVNLLIIKDANTQAQNYDNGTLDQMRVPSDLMDKYKNTKEFSIKPVATNWYIQFNDKKGIFKNVNIRKAFTLAIDRKAFTEQVLKNGSIPAESIVPPGVPGYNGEDFSKQDGSPFFKDNDVQAAKDYLKKGLEELGLKELPTITFTADDTSAAKKNAEALQQMWNQNLGVNVQIKNEAFKIRLDDMNKGNYDMVLAGWGADYNDPMTFLDMWETNNGNNTAFYSNPEYDKLIDDAKSTPDLKKRNDDMIQAEKIAMNDMAIGPLYFQAYAIVTKSYVKDLIVPNFGTDWELKWAYIEGKNQ, encoded by the coding sequence ATGAAGAGAAAAAATTGGTTAGCTTTATTGTTGACATTGGTATTAGCACTTTCTGCTTTATTGGCAGGGTGTTCAGCAAATAATAACAGCAGCTCTCAAAGCAAAAACAATAGCAGTTCAGGTACTCAAACTGCAAAGACAGATGAGCAAGTTCTGACATTAAATTTAGCAGCAGATCCGCCAAACTTAAACCCATTTACTTCAACAGATGTTGCATCATTTGATGTATTGAATGATGTTCTTGAAGGATTGACAAGGTATGACAAAGATGGACAGCTTAAGCCAGGTTCTGGCCTCGCAAAAAGCTGGGATATATCAAGTGATGGTCTAACTTATACTTTCCACTTAAAAGATGGGATAAAGTGGAGCGATGGAAATCCAATAACAGCTTATGACTTTGAGTACTCTTGGAAGAAAGTATTAGATCCTAAGACAGCATCACAGTATGCATATCAATTTTATTACATCCAAGGCGCTGAGGAGTACAACTCTGGCAAAGGCAGTGCTGACCAAGTAGGAATAAAGGCCCTTGACGATAAGACGTTACAAGTCAAGTTAAAAGCTCCTGCGCCACAATTCTTAGGTCTTACTGCATTTGGAACATATTTGCCACAAGAGAAGTCTTTTGTAGAAAAAGTAGGAGTCGATAAATTAGGTTCAAGTCCAGATACATTAGTTTATAGTGGTCCATTCGTATTAAAGCAGTGGAATCACGATCAAAATCTCGTTTTAGAGAAAAATCCTGATTACTGGGACAAAGACAGTGTTAAGCTACAGAAGGTTAATCTTTTGATAATAAAAGACGCAAATACACAAGCTCAAAATTATGACAATGGTACGCTTGATCAGATGAGGGTTCCAAGCGATCTGATGGATAAGTACAAGAATACAAAAGAATTTTCAATAAAGCCTGTTGCTACCAACTGGTATATACAATTCAATGACAAGAAAGGCATATTTAAAAACGTAAATATCAGAAAAGCATTTACATTGGCTATAGACAGAAAAGCATTTACAGAGCAGGTTTTGAAGAATGGCTCTATACCGGCAGAGTCGATAGTGCCGCCAGGTGTACCTGGATATAACGGGGAGGATTTTTCAAAGCAAGACGGTTCACCATTCTTTAAAGACAATGATGTGCAGGCTGCAAAAGATTATCTGAAGAAAGGGCTTGAAGAATTAGGCTTAAAAGAATTGCCTACAATCACATTTACAGCAGATGATACAAGTGCAGCTAAAAAGAATGCTGAAGCGTTGCAGCAAATGTGGAATCAAAATCTTGGCGTAAATGTGCAGATAAAGAATGAGGCATTTAAGATAAGATTAGACGATATGAATAAAGGAAATTACGATATGGTATTGGCTGGATGGGGCGCAGACTACAATGACCCAATGACATTCCTTGACATGTGGGAGACAAACAACGGTAATAACACTGCTTTCTACAGCAATCCAGAATACGACAAGTTGATTGATGATGCAAAGTCGACGCCAGACTTGAAGAAGAGAAACGATGACATGATACAGGCGGAGAAGATTGCCATGAATGATATGGCTATAGGTCCACTTTACTTCCAAGCTTATGCAATTGTCACAAAGAGTTATGTTAAAGATCTAATTGTGCCGAATTTTGGTACTGATTGGGAACTTAAGTGGGCATATATAGAAGGTAAGAACCAATAA
- a CDS encoding XTP/dITP diphosphatase has translation MKIVVASHNKHKVDEIREFFKEDYEVLSADDIGSYDEVEETGKTIEENALLKARAIADLTDELVIADDTGLFVDYLDGEPGVYTARFAGVNATYEDNNNKLLNLLKGVPMEKRKATFKTVIALIYKGREAIIEGKVDGRIIDAPRGQYGFGYDPIFYVDEIGKTLAELSLEEKNKVSHRANALKKLKEYIKNNLEDRK, from the coding sequence ATGAAAATAGTTGTAGCGAGCCACAACAAGCATAAAGTGGATGAGATAAGGGAATTTTTTAAAGAAGATTATGAAGTATTGTCGGCAGACGACATTGGATCATATGATGAAGTAGAAGAAACAGGGAAAACGATTGAAGAAAATGCTCTTTTAAAGGCCAGGGCTATAGCAGATTTAACTGATGAACTTGTAATTGCTGATGATACAGGTTTGTTTGTGGACTATTTAGATGGTGAACCAGGAGTTTATACTGCAAGATTTGCCGGTGTAAATGCCACATACGAAGACAACAACAACAAGCTTTTAAACTTATTAAAAGGTGTTCCGATGGAAAAGAGGAAAGCTACTTTTAAAACCGTAATAGCATTGATTTACAAAGGAAGAGAAGCTATAATAGAAGGAAAAGTGGATGGTAGGATAATTGATGCTCCAAGAGGACAATATGGCTTTGGGTATGATCCTATATTTTATGTTGATGAAATAGGAAAGACATTAGCAGAGCTTAGCTTAGAAGAAAAAAATAAAGTAAGTCATAGGGCAAATGCTTTGAAAAAATTAAAAGAATATATAAAAAATAATTTGGAGGACCGCAAATGA
- a CDS encoding oligopeptide/dipeptide ABC transporter ATP-binding protein, whose amino-acid sequence MKDNVILEVKNLKKYFHVSGGVLKAVDDVSFSIKKGETLGLVGESGCGKSTTGRTIIGLYEATGGSVIFDDIPVHKMNNEIRKKFARKAQMIFQDPYASLNPRMTVGDIIGEGIDIHGLYTGKERRERIYSLLEMVGLNKEHANRFPHEFSGGQRQRIGIARAMAIEPEFIVCDEPISALDVSIQAQIVNLLMNLQEEKGLTYLFIAHDLSMVRHISDRVAVMYLGSIAELTQSGELYTNPLHPYTQALLSAVPIPDPEVERKRERIILEGDVPSPINPPSGCKFRTRCKYAMDICSQVTPQLKEVGSGHFVACHLFDK is encoded by the coding sequence GTGAAAGATAATGTAATACTGGAAGTTAAGAATTTGAAAAAATACTTTCACGTCAGCGGCGGTGTGTTAAAAGCTGTTGACGATGTAAGTTTTAGCATAAAAAAAGGTGAGACATTGGGGCTTGTTGGTGAGTCGGGATGTGGAAAGTCTACTACAGGTAGAACTATAATTGGTCTTTATGAGGCTACAGGTGGTTCGGTGATATTTGACGATATACCTGTTCATAAAATGAACAATGAAATAAGAAAGAAATTTGCAAGAAAAGCTCAGATGATTTTTCAGGATCCTTACGCATCGCTGAATCCTCGCATGACTGTTGGCGATATCATAGGAGAGGGGATAGACATTCATGGTTTGTACACTGGAAAAGAGAGGAGAGAAAGGATATACAGCCTTCTTGAGATGGTAGGTTTAAATAAAGAACATGCCAATAGGTTTCCTCATGAATTTTCTGGTGGACAAAGGCAGAGGATAGGCATAGCAAGGGCAATGGCAATTGAGCCAGAGTTTATAGTCTGCGATGAGCCTATATCAGCATTAGATGTGTCCATACAAGCCCAGATTGTAAACTTGCTTATGAATTTACAAGAAGAAAAGGGATTGACGTATCTCTTTATTGCTCATGATTTAAGCATGGTAAGGCATATAAGCGATAGAGTTGCAGTTATGTATTTAGGATCGATTGCAGAACTTACACAAAGCGGTGAACTGTATACAAATCCATTGCATCCATATACACAAGCGCTTCTTTCTGCTGTTCCAATACCTGATCCGGAAGTGGAGAGAAAGAGGGAGAGAATCATACTTGAAGGAGATGTGCCAAGCCCAATTAATCCTCCTTCAGGATGTAAATTTAGAACAAGGTGTAAATATGCCATGGACATATGTAGCCAAGTTACGCCACAATTGAAAGAGGTTGGAAGTGGACACTTTGTTGCATGTCATCTTTTTGATAAATAA